Within Oryzias melastigma strain HK-1 linkage group LG23, ASM292280v2, whole genome shotgun sequence, the genomic segment ttttgtttaatttaaccaGATAGTtacttatttaattatttcagaaAATACCCAGGAATTAAATTGATCCTAAACTATCTGAAGGATTTGAAAgttcttcaggaaaaaaaaaacatcaataaaataaaaatgaccattAATACATAATGATTTACCATCATAAACTTtacaactgaaaataaaaatagacaaagtttgatcaacttaaaaaaaggattacaagaaaaacttcacaaacatgttttagaaTATAAACAagcttattttgaaataaaaaaatgaaagcataaaGATTTTTTGACGTTCTCACTAACTGCTCAGTTTTTAGAAATAATGTCTCAACCTGGGGGGGCTGCCACAGTGAAGACCCCACCGTCTCTGCTCTGCAGGACGTGTTtgttaagaaataaataatggCTTAATCTGGTCAGTGAAAATGACATGGCGCCGCTGCAGGGACTAAAGCTCGTTTGTGCGGCGTAGCCGTCAGCGGGCGAGCAGAGCTCCACGCCTCCTGCAGACGGCTCAGTAATGAGGCTTTAGAGATACACAAACAGTCCAATGAAAAAGTTACTCCAATAATTAACCTCCCAGTTTCAGCTTTGCAAGAAGTCTAAACTGAAAGGTTTGTCTGAACGACAGCTTTGAGACTGATGCTCTGAACCATCAGATCAATAAAGCTGTTGTTGCTGAACTGCTGATCTCATTTGTTCTGCATGCTGGATGCAGTTATCCTCACTCTGCTGTTATGTCTAATTATTTCAGAAGTTATTTGCTGTTTCTTTCTCAGTAATGCTGTTGTGGTACATGAGTTCTTCATTTAGCTTGCATGGGTGTACAAATCCAAACATCGCttctctcttttgttttttctgttttttcatgcaTTAATccctttttatctttaaataaaccCTAACATCCAACCCGTCCTGCACATCCACACTCATCCTCCGCTTTGGAGGGATTTCCTATGCTTATAAAGACGTATTTTACAGCAACACTGAAATCTCAGAGAATCGTCTCTGTTCAGAGCGTGGCGTCTTTGAGATAAGCAGAAGTGaagaagcagatttttttaaatggaggaTTAAGAAGCTAATTCTCGTCATCTTTTCCTCCTCATTATTACGCTAATACTCAACAAAGATGTTAGCTATTAACGTGTGAACAAGGGTAAAGTGTTGTTGAAGGACAGCTTTTCACTATGAAACTCATCTGTTACACaaagtttttctgatgatttataGTTACTTTCAGCAGCTAAACAAGCTAGTTTGACAGCTTTTTAGCATATCACcaagaaatacagaaaatggATTTTAGGAAGACTCTTAAGatgcaaataaaatcaattatttcaTTTGTGCGACATGTATTTTCATTCTTAATCAGAAGGGaaaaggaaaattgaaaatgtttttgtctaaaagcattaaaataaagaGATATAGACTAAAAGCTACTCAAGTAGGAGTAGTCGAGATTTACTCCAAATGTTTCTGTCCGATGATGACACAAAGACCTAcggaaataaaactgaaacagaaactAATAAAAAGATATACAAAGTAAGTTAGTACATATCTGACATCTTTATGTCATAGTATCAGgcaaacaaaaacctaaagtaaatttacaaacactgtttttatgttgaaataaaaaaattgtgaaaacatAAACTTATACACCATTTCCATCATTTTTGAACCATAGCTTACTTATATTTAaagcatttcatgtttttttttatatagatattgttttgcatcattttttctttaaatgtagcATATCAGTGGTTCTGTTTCTAGAATTATCCTgataacggttgaaaagttccagtctgttaaaaattttgtgttaaagcgtcaccggcgaggccgcaggtgttaaagggttaaaccagctgaactttgaccaatcagggactcagatttggtagttaCATAAGAGTAACGTTTTTTAATACTTCTGTATTTGACACTGAGCCTCTTCTGACTGTGAGGAcatagcgacagtccagtgtgaactccaTACCGCGCTATCCagcatgttcttgaacgtgcaccCGTGTGTACGAAGAATAACACAGACTCTTATTGAACTCGAGAACAAAACAGTTGAAGACAAtaacttaaaattaaactttaatcaGATCATCTCAAAGCTTAGTCTGACATCAGCACAAATAGTGCAAGATACATGAATCACGTGGAGGTCCTTCAGTGATCAGAAGaaccaaaacataaacatcTATGTGTGTCACAGCTGGACTTAAAAtatgagaaacaaacaaatcaaaagcaCCTTTTTATTACATCACCTACAATAATTACGCCTCATTTATTGATTCACTTCAAGGGCGACACCATCCGAACTACCCTTCATCAGCAGTCAGCCAACGAAGGGACAGAAGATGAAATGTTCTGCTTGTCTTTACTGTCTCCAGGACAAATCCTTTTCCCGCCGCCCCTTCTGAAGGGAAACGACAGATTTAACAGTCACTCTCTGGTCTGCTGCGCTGGATCCACACTGCagcctctgctgctgcagacactACAGATTTTTGTAATAGTGATCCCTGTTTGTGTAGTCTCTGTGAGCAAACTTGGCGTCCTTCTTGCCGTGTGGGATCCGTCCGAAGGGGGCGTGGTCATTAAAACACGAGTCGAAGACCGAATCCACCATTCTCTCCGCCTCTTCCCGGGTGATCTTCCTCACAGCCAGGATGGAGCGCAGAGCGCGACCCCGAACGCACTCCTGTTCAAACAAGAGGACAGTTTACTCAAAGAGACGCCAACGTGACATTTCACACGCCATTTCATTCAATGGTTTTATGTGCCTGACATTTAACTCAttcatgcctgaatttattttcagttatatcAAAAAGactctgtttttctgttcaagGTGAAGCTACATGCTACCGTCTTGGATTAAATGTGAGGTTGTGAATTGGCACCATAAAGTGTGAAAGTGTTAACACCAGAGCTGGaaggtaaaaacacaaattcactcttacatctgttcatttttacacatttctgaccCACTGAAAAAATGTCCATGACTTCTTGGAATAATCAAGATGCCTTTGGCTTTGGCTTTGCAGTGCAGGTGCTAGgatgcagtggatgcagtttatttttctacagaTGAAAGCATGGCCATGAAAGTTAAAGTCAGCTGTCTTTGTAAGGTTCAGATTGGCCCTCAGAGCTGCTTCAGGTAAAAGTTTCTGGACTTTCTGCAGTGGAATTGTAACAAACTGTGACATGAAAACATGGCGtaacagatttttgtttcattttaatacCATTCCCTGCtgactttatataaaaaaaatgaacactgaCATTTCCCTGATATAATTCATAACCTTTTCAGGTGCCTAAATGCTGCTCGAACTGGtgctttaaaagtaaataaattctTTTACGCCTTTGgcattttgactgaagctccgcccaccctcACAACCACACCCATTCTTTTGCAAACCGCCTACGATCGCTGGAAAGGTAAAATAATTTCTGAATAGAACAGTTAATTATCGTGTCCTAAACAGCACATTGAAATCTGTGCTCAGTCCTGTACCAGTAGAAAGGCGTGTGTCGGTCCGGTACCAGCTTGGCACAGAGTTTGGGTCCACATCCCTATTATATGTTGGCtcagttttttgtctgtttacaaATCTCCCCCCTTCCATCTGTGTTTCTGTACATTAAGAAGATAGGAGATCCGTCTATGAATGAAGAGACGGGAAGCGTCAAATCAAAAACTTTGCCTTTGTTACTAAGTACGACAGTCTTTTTGCAGGTGGAGTATCCATGACGCACAAATACAATCACCGTTTACAATCTATCTGAAATAAGGGGAGGGGTCAATGTACACATAAATATTGTGACTGTACCTGTTGATGCTTCTTTAGCCCAAAGTTAAACCTGGAAACTTCACTAACAAAGGAGCAGTCTCCGCTGAGGTTAGCTGCTCGGatctaaagaaaagaaaacaaacatttgttcaaTAAGTTAAACGTGTTTGTAATTCTAAAGAAGATTACCTCTGAACAAGCCAGATGTCTGAAGTTGTTGAACCAGTCCACGTGCGCCCGGCAGTGGTCGAAGGCGTGAATGAGCTCGTGTGCCACCACTCGGTTCATGTGGGACTGCTGATGGATGTTGTTCTGACACAACACGATCTGGAGGACCAAAAGCTCTGCTGAATGTCAGCTTTGCTGGCACAGTAACCACTGCCATCTACAGCCACTGTACCTGAGAGGACGCCGCGTCGAAGCCGCCACTGACCGTACCGTCACAGTCCTCGCAGGAGAAATGgcgctctttcaacactttacTGGGAACAGGAAGAAGTCTGTTATGATGCAGCCTTCATTTCTGATACCGCTGCTTTCTATCTGTGCTTTGAAATATGATTTACAACGATCAAAGTCCATCTCACTCAAAACCAAAGAAAGTTCCCAATATCCCATTGATGATGGCGCCGTGGACTTAAGAGCTTTGATTTGTAACGTTTGGTTTCTCAACCTTATGAACAACAAGAGCAAAGACTATTGAACACCAAAGACGTCACCAACAACACCTAATTAACACGCGCTCCTTGAAGTACCGTCACTCTTCAACCGCCTATGCTATCAATGCGATTCCAACAGAATCTGATGTGGAGAAACGCGACTGAATATCagtgaaaatctgcttttctcagaatcagctgatttatgctAGTCGCGTAAACACTGTAAATGATTGCAAATCAGCACAGAGCtgctctgcttcagaatccaccgAAACGAAGTTACATGTGTAAAGAgtagaaaagttacagtagtAGAAAGAATGTCAATGCTGGAGCTAAAGGGTTAACTGGAGTGATTTCTATTAGCACTAAAGCTAACATAATTGATACAGGAGAAGCACTTCCTGGAAGTTTCTTCCTACTCCTCCATTTACAGAGTTTTTATCTCTATTGTCAGCGTTTGCTCCGTATGAGAATTACAACTATTACCCATGATGCAATCTGTTTGTCACACACAGTATTCAGACCGTTGCTACAATGGAAGTAGGACAACCTGGTATGTTTAGAAggatttcatgttttcatttaaaaacaagaattaaaaaaactttggtgAAACTGACACACGATGACGAGAGCCTGACCAAACGGTTCTTATCTTACAGAAAACTAAACTAGTGACAGTCAAATGTATCTGTAGAAACTCTAAAGCATTCCTTCGTTAGAGTCTCACTGTCATCATCTCAGGGTCTACTGTAAAAGTGCTTTCAGAGGTCTTTCATTATAActctgctgttttctaggacatagagC encodes:
- the atp23 gene encoding mitochondrial inner membrane protease ATP23 homolog, which gives rise to MNQKKTEEEYGYDLFPERNEGKQNTTSFKESIQTFNHKCKFMLQVAMETSPYAKLLLTAMKSSGCKVLKERHFSCEDCDGTVSGGFDAASSQIVLCQNNIHQQSHMNRVVAHELIHAFDHCRAHVDWFNNFRHLACSEIRAANLSGDCSFVSEVSRFNFGLKKHQQECVRGRALRSILAVRKITREEAERMVDSVFDSCFNDHAPFGRIPHGKKDAKFAHRDYTNRDHYYKNL